The following proteins are co-located in the Colletotrichum lupini chromosome 4, complete sequence genome:
- a CDS encoding SH3 domain-containing protein yields the protein MEQSRVQYGRKGINLGNIIGDPFALATVSISMLAWIIAFISSIIATTQVTNNSGSFPPFAWWTVVYMFFLIAGVFVVVASDTAQTYHVALTGYLGAALSLNSLTIHSLIYSSNGARQAAGAGFILMAMVTIVWIFYFGSAPSAKPRAYLDSFALQKESGNRQMMYGGGRPETSTSVQPPQMYTSAQLNGFENPSPVQGIPTTQTRNSGVAPTFNAAPPAAKPPGLDQEVVPPTEYPYRAKAIYSYEANPDDANEISFSKHEILEVSDVSGRWWQARKETGETGIAPSNYLILL from the exons ATGGAACAATCGAGGGTTCAGTACGGGAGGAAGGGTATTAATTTGGGGAACATCATTGGTGATCCCTTCGCCCTGGCTACAGTCTCCATTTCCATG CTAGCATGGATAATTGCTTTTATTAGCTCCATCATCGCGACAACACAAGTCACAAATAACTCCGGCTCATTCCCACCCTTCGCATGGTGGACCGTCGTCTACATGTTCTTCCTTATCGCAGGAGTCTTCGTCGTTGTGGCTTCAGACACTGCGCAAACTTATCATGTCGCCCTTACGGGATACCTGGGTGCCGCTCTGTCCCTGAACTCACTGACTATCCACTCCCTCATCTACTCCTCCAACGGTGCTCGCCAGGCTGCTGGCGCTGGCTTCATTCTCATGGCCATGGTTACC ATTGTCTGGATCTTCTACTTCGGCTCCGCCCCGTCAGCGAAGCCGCGCGCTTACCTCGATTCCTTCGCGCTCCAGAAGGAGTCTGGAAACCGACAGATGATGTACGGCGGTGGTCGGCCCGAAACCTCAACGTCGGTCCAGCCTCCCCAGATGTACACTTCGGCGCAGCTCAATGGCTTCGAGAACCCATCCCCCGTTCAGGGCATTCCCACTACACAAACCCGCAACTCCGGAGTGGCCCCGACATTCAACGCGGCGCCACCTGCAGCGAAGCCTCCTGGTCTTGACCAAGAGGTGGTGCCCCCCACCGAATACCCCTACCGCGCGAAGGCCATCTATAGTTACGAGGCCAACCCCGACGACGCGAACGAGATCTCCTTCTCAAAGCACGAGATTCTGGAGGTCAGTGACGTGAGTGGAAGGTGGTGGCAGGCACGCAAGGAGACGGGCGAGACGGGTATTGCGCCGAGCAACTACCTGATCCTGTTATAA
- a CDS encoding YjeF, which yields MLDVAPFEFFAWTDKISRQMLNLPQEMWEDDIEFDLHWITEDGKPAQMKSRAQIQPTDSFESCPPLDIALMGAHDLKYKTSEAELAFIRKVYEQCSAFLTICGGMFPLLEAGLLAGKTATCPRMIVSAMKKSIPVVDWVETRWAHDGKLWTSSSLLNGTDMMRAFAEATWGGKTNNGTSRTVTPTSRQLSGVVRNYPEASNVNITNFKQKYLGNANNMSLRTIGAKAAAALDKDLMSTGAFSIDQLMELAGLSVSQAIYRVHPPSRGLNILVACGPGNNGGDGLVAARHLCHYGYKPTIYYPKRSKNDLYQRLAQQLVDLDVAFVDDFLTAAKTTDHIVDAIFGFSFSGEVREPFPAVIKALEETKLPVTSVDAPSSWDIENGPPESGPGSSFQPEVLVSLTAPKPLVKHFKGRHFIGGRFVSPGIAEKFNLEIPQYEGIDQVVEVDNNGQKL from the exons ATGCTCGACGTTGCACCTTTTGAATTCTTTGCCTGGACCGATAAGATTTCCCGTCAAATGCTGAACCTACCGCAGGAGATGTGGGAGGACGATATCGAGTTTGACCTACATTGGATCACCGAGGACGGCAAACCGGCCCAGATGAAGAGCAGAGCTCAGATTCAGCCAACC GACTCCTTTGAGTCTTGTCCACCCTTGGATATCGCACTCATGGGAGCTCATGACCTGAAGTACAAGACCAGCGAAGCCGAGCTCGCCTTCATCCGCAAGGTTTACGAGCAGTGCAGCGCCTTCTTGACCATCTGTGGTGGTATGTTCCCGCTTCTCGAGGCTGGCCTTCTGGCTGGTAAGACGGCGACTTGCCCCCGCATGATTGTCTCTGCCATGAAGAAGAGTATTCCGGTCGTCGATTGGGTTGAGACTCGTTGGGCACATGACGGGAAGCTGTGGACTTCGAGCTCGCTGCTGAATGGCACCGATATGATGCGGGCTTTTGCTGAGGCTACGTGGGGAGGGAAGACCAACAATGG AACATCTCGAACCGTCACCCCAACCTCACGTCAACTCTCTGGAGTCGTCAGAAACTATCCTGAAGCCTCAAACGTCAACATCACAAATTTCAAGCAGAAGTATCTTGGAAACGCCAACAACATGTCCCTCAGA ACTATCGGCGCAAAGGCGGCCGCGGCCTTGGACAAGGACCTCATGAGCACCGGTGCCTTCTCAATCGACCAGCTCATGGAGCTTGCCGGACTATCCGTGTCACAAGCGA TCTATCGCGTTCACCCTCCTAGTCGAGGTCTGAACATTCTTGTTGCATGCGGCCCCGGTAACAACG GTGGCGATGGCCTAGTGGCTGCCCGACACCTTTGTCACTATGGCTACAAGCCCACTATCTACTATCCCAAGCGGAGCAAGAATGATTTGTATCAG CGGTTGGCGCAGCAGTTGGTGGACTTGGACGTTGCGTTCGTCGACGATTTCCTCACGGCGGCGAAAACTACTGATCATATCGTTGACGCTATCTTCG GGTTCAGCTTTTCTGGAGAGGTCCGGGAGCCTTTCCCCGCGGTGATCAAGGCGCTCGAGGAAACAAAGCTGCCGGTCACTTCGGTTGACGCCCCATCATCGTGGGATATCGAAAATGGCCCGCCCGAGTCCGGCCCCGGGAGTTCGTTCCAGCCTGAGGTCCTTGTCAGCCTGACAGCACCAAAGCCACTGGTGAAGCATTTCAAAGGACGGCACTTCATCGGCGGAAG ATTCGTATCGCCGGGCATTGCTGAAAAATTCAATTTGGAAATTCCGCAGTACGAAGGCATCGACCAGGTGGTGGAAGTTGATAATAACGGCCAGAAGCTGTAA